DNA sequence from the Pedobacter schmidteae genome:
AGGGTTGGCAATGGAAAGGGAATTCCTTCTGCCGAAGTGATTGAAAATACGAGAGATCAGGTGTGGGCTAGTTTAAAAGCCAGACATTTGTCTGTTCATGAACCTGTAAAAACCGGCATTTATTTCCGTAAAGTAGCCATATGGGCCGCTGCGGTTCTCATAATAGGCTCAGTTACTTTTTTTTACTTCAATAACCCGGCTCAAAAAAATGCACTTACCGGAATTTCTAAAAAACACGATATCGCACCAGGTGGTAATAAAGCTTTTCTTACCCTGGCCGATGGGAGCAAGATATCCCTCACAGATGCCGCCAATGGCGAAATTGTCAAACAGAAAGGCCTGGTGATCAATAAAACTGCCGATGGACAATTGGTGTATACCGTAGCCAATTCAGATCAGGAAGGGAAAAATGGCAAAACCTTATTCAATACCATCGAAACCCCCAACGGAGGTAAATACCAGATTAACCTCCCGGACGGTACCAAAGTATGGCTAAATGCGGCGTCATCATTACGTTATCCAACTAAATTTACGGGTACAGAACGCACGGTAGAGCTCACTGGTGAAGGTTATTTTGAAGTAGCGAAACTACAGTTCAAAGATCCATACGTAACCGGTGAACCCGCCAAAAGAATACCCTTTATTGTTAAAAGTGGCGCACAGCAGGTGGAAGTATTGGGTACGCATTTTAACATCAATAGTTATAAAGACGAAGACAACATTAAAACTACGCTGTTAGAAGGCAGTGTAAGGGTGGTACGCGCCGGCAGGCTGCCGGCCGAATCCCGTAACCAGGTACTACTAAAGCCGGGCGAGCAGAGCCAGCTAGGTAATCAGGCCATTACGGTAAAAGAAGCGGATACAGAAAGTGTCATGGCCTGGAAAGAAAATGATTTTATATTCGATGGAGACGACCTGAAGAGCATTATGCGAAAAATAGCCCGATGGTACGATGTAGAAGTGATTTATAAGGGAGAGTTCGACAATCTGAAATTTGGTGGCCTGATCTCCCGATCTAAAAATATATCATCCGTACTGGGGATTATGGAATCGGCCGGCAGAATTCATTTTGTGGTCGAAGGCAAACGTGTTACTGTACTGCACAATAAAGAATAAACCAGCAAATTATATTACTAACCAAAAAAATTAAACATATGCAAAGAAAAAGAATTACAGATCACGTGCCTTAAATAGAGCCTTAAATGGTCTTATCAGGGCAAAAGCCAATAAAAAACCGGAAGTGTTGCAACCACTCCCGGTAAAAATGGCTGGGATTACCCTCCAACAGTTAATTTTTCGTTAAACCCCAACTAACCAAATGTATGAACTTTTACAAACAATCTGTATGTAAGCCAAAAGGCTTTATACATAAATTTCTGCTCATTATGAATTCTGCTTTTCGCAGACTCAACGAGACAGATAAAAACAAAATACTCATGCGAGTTAAATTTACTACCGTATTGCTGGTCACCATATTCCTGCAATTTGCACAGGCCAGTAACGCGCAGCGCATAACTTTGTCAAAAAAGAATGCCACTCTGCAACAGTTATTTAAGGAAATCCGGAAACAAAGCGGCTATGATTTCTTCTATAACCTGGAGGACATCAGAAAAGCAAAAAGAGTGGATATAACTGTCCGCAACGAAATGCTTGAGGAGGTACTGAGCCGCTGTTTTGAAGATCAGCCCTTCACTTTTATGTTCAAGGATAAGACAGTGATCATTAAAGAAACCAAATCTGATCCGATCCTGTACAAAAGTGATTTTCTGCAAAAGGTGGAACTGAAAGGGAAGGTGACCGACGACAAAGGCGGGCCGATACCGGGCGTAAGTGTAAAACTAAAAGGAAGCAATATTGGTACCATGACCGACGGAAATGGTAACTATGCCCTTAGCTTACCTGACGGAAACGGAACCCTGGTGTTCAGCTTTATTGGCTTTGCGCAACAGGAAGTGCCAGTCAACAACCGCAGTAGCATCAATGTGGTGTTAAAGGAAGAAGATAAGGCCCTCTCCGAGGTTGTAGTGGTAGGTTACGGCACACAGAAAAAGGTAAACCTGACCGGTGCGGTAGCCTCCGTTACCGGCGATGAGCTTACCACCCGACAGGCGCCAAATACCACTTCCTTGTTGCAGGGTAGGATGCCGGGCGTGCAGGTAACCCAAAATTCAGGTCAGCCTGGAGCAGAGACCGCCTCTATACAAATCCGCGGTATGGGAACCTTTAGTAAGGCTTCCAATGATCCACTCATATTAATCGACGGAGTTGAAGGTAATTTAAACAATGTAAACCCCAACCAGATCGAAAACATTTCGGTATTAAAGGATGCCGCTTCGGCAGCAATTTACGGTTCCAGGGCTGCAAATGGAGTAATTTTGGTGACTACCAAAGCGGGCAAGGCCGGAAGGTTAAACGTCGATTACAGTTATAATTTTGGTAGTCAGCGTGCCACTTCTATTTACGACAGGATTACCAATTCAGTCGAATTTATGGAACTGCTCAATAAAGCCATTGACCATACCGGAACAAGTGCCAATCAAAGTTACAAGCCGGCGATGATCGAAGCTTACCGTCAGGGTGCTATTAGTAACCCGGCGCAATACCCTA
Encoded proteins:
- a CDS encoding FecR family protein; amino-acid sequence: MHQDPKKLLEKYKQGKCSAKEKAIVESWYLELESTESVESVENVENPERIERVGNGKGIPSAEVIENTRDQVWASLKARHLSVHEPVKTGIYFRKVAIWAAAVLIIGSVTFFYFNNPAQKNALTGISKKHDIAPGGNKAFLTLADGSKISLTDAANGEIVKQKGLVINKTADGQLVYTVANSDQEGKNGKTLFNTIETPNGGKYQINLPDGTKVWLNAASSLRYPTKFTGTERTVELTGEGYFEVAKLQFKDPYVTGEPAKRIPFIVKSGAQQVEVLGTHFNINSYKDEDNIKTTLLEGSVRVVRAGRLPAESRNQVLLKPGEQSQLGNQAITVKEADTESVMAWKENDFIFDGDDLKSIMRKIARWYDVEVIYKGEFDNLKFGGLISRSKNISSVLGIMESAGRIHFVVEGKRVTVLHNKE